AGGATACCTATTATTTGCTAGGCTCGGCAGTCGGGCCACACCCATATCCAGTAATGGTCCGCGATTTCCAATCTGTAATTGGCGAAGAGATTAAACAGCAAATCAAGGCCTTTGGGAAAAAAACTCCAGATACCGTAATTGCATGTGTAGGTGGAGGTTCAAATGCGATTGGAACGTTTTATCCACTAGTAGACACTGATACTGAAATAATCGGCGTTGAAGCTGCAGGACAAGGCCTAAAATCAAGGCGTCATTCCGCAACATTGTCTGCTGGAACAAAAGGTGTCCTACATGGCATGATGACATATTTGTTGCAGGATTCAGAAGGTCAAATCCAAGAAACTCACAGTATTTCTGCAGGGCTAGACTATCCTGGTGTAGGTCCAGAGCATTCCTATTTCAAGGACCAAAAAAGAATACAATATGTTTCTGCGACCGACAAGGAAGTAATTGATGCATTTTTGATGCTAACTAGGACTGAGGGGATTATTCCAGCACTTGAATCCGCACATGCAATAGCAGAGTCAATCAAGCTTGCTAAGAGACGATCAAAGTCAGATAGCATTGTAGTTACATTATCTGGAAGAGGAGACAAGGACGTAGAGGTGGTACAAGATTACATCGAGAATTCAAAATAAATTTGCCGAGCTAGAATCTGCTGGACAAAAGGCACTAGTCACCTATGTTATGGTTGGATATCCATCACACAAAGACACATTGTCAGCAGTTCGCGGATTAATTGAAGGCGGCGCAGACATTATAGAGTTAGGATTTCCTTTTTCAGATCCTCTAGCTGATGGTCCAGTAATCCAGCATGCAAGCAGTATATCGTTAGAAAAGGGAACTAAGATGACACAATTTTTGAGCCTAGTTCAACAAATCCGCAAGGAAAGTCAAATTCCACTAGTACTGATGACCTACACCAACATTCTGTACAATAAAGGATATGAAAAATTTTTCAAGCTGGCAAAAGAGGCAGGCCTAGATGGAATTATTACGCCAGACATGACAGTAGAAGAGTCCAAAGAATATCTTAGAGCTGCAAAAAAACACAATTTAGATACAATATTTCTGGTATCGCCAAATACCAGCAAGTCAAGGTTGCAGGAAATAGTAATGCAGACCACAGGATTTTTGTATTTGGTGGCAGTCTTTGGTACAACCGGTGTTCAAAACAAAATCCAATCTTATACGATTTCCGCACTACAAAATACCAAAAAGATCACAAAAGGTAAAGTCCCTGTAGGGATTGGATTTGGAATCTCAACACCGAGTGATATCAAATCTTATGTTAAGTATGGAGCAGACGCTGCAATTATCGGCTCGGCACTAATCAAACTTATAGAAAAGACACCTTCTGCTAAAATCCAGAGTACAATTACCAGATTTACAAGGCAGCTAAAATCAGCAACAAAATAGTTATTTCGAGTATTTTATCTTCAAGGTAAGCAATGTTACGTTTAGTGCTATTGTGCTAATGTTTGCTCCAATTATGACCCAGTCTTGTTTTATTATTCCATATCCAATCCACAAAGACAATCCAGCACATATTGTAATCATTAGCCAATATGACACATCGTTGAGGCTCTTTGTCCTATAGCCACGAATCACTTGTGGTACAAAGCTACCTGTGACTAGGATAGCCGCCACACTCCCAAGTACTGTAACCCAGACGTCCTCGATCATTCTTTGTGAGATAAATAGTGCTGATTAAAGCATATCCGCAAAAAAAGAAATAAAAATATCATTTTCCTTATCTAAATGTGCAGACAAAGTTCATTTTTGTTACTGGTGGCGTCATGTCTGGCCTAGGCAAGGGCGTAGTCACATCTTCTATTGCAAAACTGTTACAATTATCAAACCAAAGGATTTCTTGCGTCAAAATAGATCCATACCTCAACTATGACGCAGGAACAATGAATCCAGTAGCCCACGGCGAAGTATACGTCACAGATGACGGCGGCGAGTGTGATATGGATATTGGAAATTACGAGCGATTCCTAAATCAAAATCTTAAGAAAACACACAATATCACAACTGCGCAGATTTATTCAGCTGTAATAGAGGCAGAGCGCCGAGGTGAATACCTGGGTGCGTGTGTACAGATTATCCCACATATCACAGATGAAATCAAAAAGAGAATACACAAAATAGCAGACGATGAAAAGCTTGACTTTCTTGTCGTAGAGTGTGGCGGAACGGTGGGCGACATTGAATCACTCCCATTCCTAGAGGCACTGCGACAGATGAGA
The genomic region above belongs to Nitrososphaerota archaeon and contains:
- the trpB gene encoding tryptophan synthase subunit beta encodes the protein MKFPKDGRFGEFGGKYIPETLFPAIEELEQSYLKYKNDPDFKKELNYYLTEYAGRPTPLYYAKNLTEKIGGAKIYLKREDLLHGGAHKINNTLGQALLAKRMKKTRIIAETGAGQHGVATAMACAVLGLKAEVYMGYKDTIRQKQNVFRMNMLGCEVHAVKAGSQTLKDAINEAIRDWIKNVKDTYYLLGSAVGPHPYPVMVRDFQSVIGEEIKQQIKAFGKKTPDTVIACVGGGSNAIGTFYPLVDTDTEIIGVEAAGQGLKSRRHSATLSAGTKGVLHGMMTYLLQDSEGQIQETHSISAGLDYPGVGPEHSYFKDQKRIQYVSATDKEVIDAFLMLTRTEGIIPALESAHAIAESIKLAKRRSKSDSIVVTLSGRGDKDVEVVQDYIENSK
- a CDS encoding tryptophan synthase subunit alpha; translation: MTSRIQNKFAELESAGQKALVTYVMVGYPSHKDTLSAVRGLIEGGADIIELGFPFSDPLADGPVIQHASSISLEKGTKMTQFLSLVQQIRKESQIPLVLMTYTNILYNKGYEKFFKLAKEAGLDGIITPDMTVEESKEYLRAAKKHNLDTIFLVSPNTSKSRLQEIVMQTTGFLYLVAVFGTTGVQNKIQSYTISALQNTKKITKGKVPVGIGFGISTPSDIKSYVKYGADAAIIGSALIKLIEKTPSAKIQSTITRFTRQLKSATK